From a single Aspergillus puulaauensis MK2 DNA, chromosome 2, nearly complete sequence genomic region:
- a CDS encoding ABC transporter ATP-binding protein (COG:Q;~EggNog:ENOG410PJX3;~InterPro:IPR017871,IPR027417,IPR003593,IPR039421, IPR011527,IPR003439,IPR036640;~PFAM:PF00005,PF00664;~TransMembrane:10 (i55-74o109-133i182-200o206-227i286-307o327-346i708-732o752-779i829-849o855-873i);~go_component: GO:0016021 - integral component of membrane [Evidence IEA];~go_function: GO:0005524 - ATP binding [Evidence IEA];~go_function: GO:0016887 - ATPase activity [Evidence IEA];~go_function: GO:0042626 - ATPase-coupled transmembrane transporter activity [Evidence IEA];~go_process: GO:0055085 - transmembrane transport [Evidence IEA]), producing the protein MDAKEVHDKQMATGKDESLSRSTSGKEKPAPEKESEEASFGAYKRIFGFASRVELALQAIAVLAACASGAGIALQNLIFGRFITIITDFVAETSTAGQFRDDVAEMALYFVYLGIARLVLSYTYNTLLTYAAYRVIRNIRHSYLKAALSQEVAYYDFGTGGSIAAQATSNGKLIQAGIAEKIGLLFQGLAAFVTAFIIAFVVQWKLTLICLCIAPATIIVMGVIAGIEAGHETKILQIHAQANSYAEGVLAGVKAVHAFQMRASVVKKFDEYLTEAHNVGKKISPLMGIMFSAEYTIIYLGFGLAFWQGIHLMVKGEINTAGEIFTVLLSVVIAAINLTLLAPYSIDFSRAASAAAQLFKLIDRESTINPYSKDGIEPETMIGEVELENLSFSYPTRPGITVLDNFSLKVPAGKVTALVGQSGSGKSTIVGLIERWYNPNTGTITLDGTPIEKLNLGWLRKNVRLVQQEPVLFQGSVFDNIKYGLVGTPWENVSREEQMEKVQEAAKMAYAHDFITELTNGYDTPIGQRGGLLSGGQKQRVAIARSVISQPKVLLLDEATSALDPHAEAIVQKALDKAAEGRTTIVIAHKLATIRKADNIVVMSKGSIVEQGTHESLIAEDGVYGRLVRIQNLTVAAREEADIKEEEDTTEDEAPLETAETMEGLSRYATSVRGKMESMKERDNYDNHKQMGIMAVIVRLVKECPQLIWAYVFVVLGCLAACAAYPGQAILMSHVVEVFQLTGDAMLDRGDFYASMFIVLAAGCLVSYFAIGYATNVVAHHLSHWFRRLILHEMLRQDIQFFDRSENTTGALVSHIDSYPQAILELMGFNIALILVAVLNLVGSAILAIAHSWKLGLVVVFGGLPPLVGAGLAKIRLDASLDRNTSKKYSASSSIASEAVNAIRTVSSLAIEGDVLRRYTEELDTAVASSVKPMASTMVCFGLTQCIEYWFQALGFWYGCRLLSTGEVSMYNFFVAFLGVFYTGQASAQIFQFSTSVTKGINATNYIFWLHGLQPTVRETPENRDSDPGSGAPIALDNVRFSYPLRPDAAVLKGVNIQINKGQFIALVGASGCGKSTMIAMLERFYDPTTGTITIDSSALPALNPVHYRNIVALVQQEPTLFQGTIRENIALGIFNPDTEPFFTEKQGPTTNDIPDSTIETALRAANAWDFVSSLPEGIYTPAGSGGTQLSGGQRQRIAIARALIRNPKILLLDEATSALDTESEKIVQRALEEAAKSGDRITVAVAHRLSTIKDADLICVFYGGRIVEMGEHQELVRAGGLYRRMCEAQALD; encoded by the exons ATGGATGCCAAGGAAGTTCATGATAAGCAGATGGCGACGGGGAAAGACGAGTCGCTCTCGCGCTCCACGTCAGGCAAGGAAAAGCCTGCACCGGAAAAGGAGAGCGAAGAGGCAAGCTTCGGTGCTTATAAG AGaatcttcggcttcgccaGCCGAGTCGAGCTGGCCCTGCAAGCGATCGCTGTCCTTGCAGCATGCGCATCAGGGGCAGGAATTGCTCTTCAAAACCTCATCTTTGGCAGATTCATCACAATCATTACCGACTTTGTCGCCGAGACATCAACCGCAGGGCAATTCCGCGACGATGTCGCTGAGATGGC GCTCTATTTCGTGTACTTGGGTATCGCGCGACTCGTCCTCTCGTACACGTACAACACGCTCCTCACATACGCTGCGTACCGTGTAATTCGCAACATTCGGCACAGCTACCTCAAGGCCGCGCTGAGCCAGGAGGTAGCATACTACGACTTTGGAACCGGGGGGTCCATCGCTGCGCAAGCGACCTCGAATGGAAAGCTCATCCAGGCTGGAATTGCCGAGAAGATTGGACTCTTGTTCCAGGGCCTCGCGGCGTTCGTGACTGCCTTCATTATCGCCTTTGTGGTGCAGTGGAAACTGACTCTGATCTGCCTGTGTATCGCCCCGGCTACTATCATTGTAATGGGGGTTATCGCCGGTATTGAAGCTGGGCATGAGACGAAGATATTACAGATCCATGCTCAGGCCAATTCGTATGCGGAGGGTGTCCTGGCTGGTGTGAAGGCTGTGCATGCGTTTCAGATGCGAGCGAGTGTGGTGAAAAAGTTTGATGAGTATTTAACAGAGGCACATAACGTTGGGAAGAAGATTTCGCCGCTCATGGGAATCATGTTCTCTGCGGAATATACCATCATCTACCTTGGCTTTGGATTGGCTTTCTGGCAGGGTATACATCTGATGGTCAAAGGAGAGATTAACACGGCGGGCGAGATCTTCAC TGTCCTATTGTCAGTCGTCATCGCTGCAATCAACTTAACCTTGCTGGCACCATACTCAATCGACTTCAGTAGAGCCGCTTCGGCCGCTGCACAGCTGTTCAAGTTAATCGACCGAGAGTCGACAATAAACCCATACAGCAAAGACGGCATCGAGCCAGAAACGATGATCGGAGAAGTTGAGCTCGAGAACCTCTCCTTTAGCTATCCCACCAGGCCGGGGATCACTGTTTTAGACAACTTCAGCCTCAAAGTCCCAGCAGGGAAAGTAACCGCCCTGGTTGGACAATCTGGGTCTGGAAAGAGTACCATAGTCGGCCTCATTGAACGCTGGTATAACCCCAACACAGGAACTATAACACTCGACGGCACGCCAATCGAGAAACTAAACCTGGGCTGGCTGCGCAAGAACGTCCGCCTGGTCCAACAAGAACCAGTGCTATTCCAGGGATCTGTTTTCGATAATATCAAATACGGCCTGGTCGGGACTCCCTGGGAGAACGTGTCAAGAGAAGAACAGATGGAAAAGGTGCAAGAGGCCGCCAAAATGGCATACGCGCACGATTTTATCACCGAGTTGACAAATGGCTATGACACTCCCATCGGACAGCGCGGTGGTTTGCTCTCTGGTGGCCAGAAGCAGCGAGTGGCCATTGCTCGCAGCGTCATCTCCCAACCCAAGGTTCTTCTGTTGGATGAAGCAACTAGCGCACTGGACCCTCATGCAGAGGCAATCGTGCAGAAGGCCCTCGATAAGGCAGCAGAAGGGCGCACGACTATTGTTATTGCACACAAGCTCGCAACGATCCGCAAGGCAGATAACATTGTGGTTATGAGCAAGGGCTCCATTGTCGAGCAGGGTACACACGAATCACTGATTGCAGAGGACGGGGTATATGGGCGGCTTGTTAGAATCCAGAACCTCACTGTCGCTGCcagggaagaagcagatattaaagaggaagaagataccACGGAGGACGAGGCGCCCCTGGAGACAGCAGAGACAATGGAAGGCCTCAGTCGGTATGCGACCTCTGTCCGAGGGAAGATGGAGTCTATGAAAGAGCGAGATAACTACGACAATCACAAGCAGATGGGCATCATGGCCGTCATCGTTCGCCTGGTAAAGGAGTGTCCTCAGCTGATATGGGCGTACGTGTTTGTCGTGCTAGGCTGTCTCGCAGCATGCGCTGCCTACCCTGGGCAGGCAATCCTGATGTCCCACGTCGTCGAAGTCTTCCAACTCACTGGAGATGCGATGCTGGATAGAGGAGACTTTTACGCATCCATGTTCATCGTTCTCGCTGCTGGCTGTCTCGTCTCATACTTCGCCATCGGTTACGCAACAAATGTCGTAGCTCATCATCTTAGCCACTGGTTTCGCAGGCTCATCCTGCACGAGATGCTGCGCCAGGATATCCAATTCTTCGATCGCAGCGAGAATACCACGGGCGCCCTCGTCAGCCATATTGACTCGTACCCGCAGGCGATCCTGGAGCTGATGGGCTTCAACATCGCCTTGATCCTCGTTGCCGTTTTGAATCTGGTTGGCTCTGCAATCCTTGCCATTGCACACTCGTGGAAGCTGGGACTTGTCGTCGTCTTTGGcggtcttcctcctcttgttggtgctggtctGGCTAAGATCAGACTTGACGCCAGCCTCGACCGCAACACTTCGAAGAAGTACTCCGCCAGTTCATCGATCGCCTCTGAAGCTGTGAATGCTATTCGCACCGTCTCATCCCTCGCCATTGAAGGTGACGTGCTGCGACGATACACCGAGGAACTCGACACGGCGGTGGCATCCTCCGTCAAGCCGATGGCCAGCACGATGGTCTGCTTCGGCCTGACGCAGTGCATCGAGTACTGGTTCCAAGCTCTTGGATTCTGGTACGGCTGTCGCCTGCTTTCGACCGGAGAAGTCAGCATGTACAATTTCTTCGTCGCATTCCTGGGTGTTTTCTACACGGGACAGGCATCTGCGCAGATCTTCCAGTTCTCAACCAGCGTCACAAAGGGAATCAACGCGACAAACTACATCTTCTGGCTCCATGGACTCCAGCCTACAGTCCGAGAGACGCCTGAAAACCGCGACAGTGACCCCGGGTCTGGCGCGCCCATTGCCCTCGACAATGTGCGCTTTTCATACCCACTGCGACCTGACGCCGCTGTTCTCAAAGGTGTCAATATACAG ATAAACAAAGGCCAAttcatcgccctcgtcggCGCGTCAGGCTGCGGTAAATCCACCATGATCGCCATGCTAGAGCGCTTCTACGACCCAACAACAGGCACGATCACAATCGACTCGTCcgccctcccagccctcaACCCAGTGCACTACCGCAACATCGTCGCCCTGGTGCAGCAAGAACCCACGCTTTTTCAAGGAACGATCCGTGAGAACATCGCACTGGGAATCTTCAACCCAGACACCGAACCCTTCTTCACGGAGAAACAGGGCCCAACTACAAATGATATCCCCGATAGTACCATAGAAACCGCCCTCCGCGCTGCAAACGCCTGGGACTTCGTCTCCTCTTTACCAGAAGGTATATACACGCCCGCAGGGTCAGGAGGGACCCAACTCTCGGGCGGACAAAGACAACGCATCGCGATCGCGCGCGCCCTCATACGCAATCCCAAGATCCTGCTGCTCGACGAGGCAACTAGTGCATTGGACAcggagagcgagaagatcGTGCAGCGGGCGctcgaggaggcggcgaaATCGGGCGACCGCATTACGGTTGCGGTCGCGCATCGGCTGAGTACCATCAAGGATGCGGATTTGATTTGTGTGTTTTATGGAGGAAGGATTGTGGAGATGGGTGAGCATCAGGAGttggttagggctggtgGCTTGTATAGACGTATGTGTGAGGCGCAGGCGCTGGATtga
- a CDS encoding uncharacterized protein (COG:S;~EggNog:ENOG410Q2A8;~InterPro:IPR001077,IPR036388,IPR016461,IPR029063, IPR036390;~PFAM:PF00891;~go_function: GO:0008168 - methyltransferase activity [Evidence IEA];~go_function: GO:0008171 - O-methyltransferase activity [Evidence IEA]), translated as MTQSNGAHTNGAHANGTSNGAANGAANGAANGATNSYKNGTNKCDHVDTLVDKVNQSVGTFQDGHTEKERLVALKAAQELVRALHGPKDNVYHLVYSPTQAMCVRMGIDLEIFSTLSKASGPVSLQELAAVKNASPLITERVLRVLAGIEYVAEHDVHVYSATRMTHQMTDRFSIAMVKFIYDFGMPTVAKIPEFLRKHEYKSIDGSTAGPWQYATNSEESLWDWIAKSEERLDITHSFMEGDRGSRPPWVEWFPVEEQLISTFTGSHEDVFLVDVAGGRGHDIRTFREKFPQARGRFVLEDLEHVIEQSVDGLQAEKIAFDLFKPQPVKGARVYYMKFILHDWSDNDSLKILERIREAMTLGHSVLVIEEFILPEKDCPMLSAMWDWEMMVFLNSLERSEGHWRRLLDEAGFEGKFFYPPGDGQGIITAELK; from the exons ATGACACAATCAAACGGTGCCCATACCAACGGCGCTCATGCCAATGGCACTTCCAACGGTGCTGCTAACGGTGCTGCTAACGGTGCTGCTAACGGTGCTACCAACTCCTATAAAAACGGCACCAACAAGTGCGACCATGTGGACACTCTCGTCGACAAGGTTAACCAGTCCGTCGGCACATTCCAAGACGGCCACacagagaaagaaagactCGTAGCACTCAAAGCAGCCCAGGAACTGGTCCGTGCTCTCCACGGACCCAAAGACAATGTCTACCACCTGGTCTATTCA CCCACACAAGCCATGTGCGTGCGCATGGGTATCGACTTGGAGATCTTCTCTACACTCAGTAAAGCCTCGGGGCCTGTAAGTTTGCAAGAGCTGGCGGCTGTTAAGAATGCGAGCCCTTTGATTACCG AGCGTGTGCTTCGTGTTCTCGCCGGAATCGAATACGTCGCAGAACACGATGTCCATGTGTACAGTGCCACTCGCATGACGCACCAAATGACCGACCGGTTCAGTATCGCCATGGTGAAGTTCAT TTACGACTTCGGCATGCCCACCGTCGCAAAGATCCCCGAGTTCCTGCGCAAGCATGAATACAAGTCCATCGACGGCAGTACAGCCGGGCCATGGCAGTACGCTACAAATAGCGAAGAGTCACTCTGGGACTGGATAGCCAAGAGCGAAGAGCGGCTGGATATTACACACAGTTTCATGGAAGGGGATCGGGGGAGTCGGCCGCCATGGGTGGAGTGGTTTCCTGTCGAGGAGCAGCTTATCAGCACGTTTACTGGGAGTCATGAAGATGTCTTTCTGGTGGATGTTGCAGGGGGCAGGGGACATGATATAAGGACGTTCAGGGAGAAGTTTCCCCAGGCGAGGGGGCGTTTTGTCCTTGAGGATTTGGAACATGTCATTGAGCAGAGCGTGGATGGGCTGCAGGCTGAGAAGATTGCGTTTGATTTGTTTAAGCCCCAGCCGGTTAAAG GCGCGCGAGTGTACTACATGAAGTTCATCCTGCATGACTGGTCAGACAACGACAGCCTGAAGATCCTGGAGCGGATCCGTGAAGCAATGACGCTCGGGCACTCGGTCCTGGTTATAGAAGAGTTCATCCTCCCTGAAAAGGATTGCCCGATGCTCTCGGCGATGTGGGACTGGGAGATGATGGTATTCCTCAACAGTCTCGAGCGCTCCGAGGGGCATTGGCGAAGGCTGCTGGACGAGGCGGGCTTTGAGGGGAAGTTCTTCTACCCTCCTGGTGATGGCCAG GGCATTATTACAGCAGAACTGAAGTAG
- a CDS encoding uncharacterized protein (COG:S;~EggNog:ENOG410PGY3;~TransMembrane:7 (o12-30i42-68o88-111i123-146o176-195i207-232o252-271i)), producing the protein MVDDQSASITAASWTLGAVSIMIVGLRLYTRLVLTRLPGWDDFFIALALASALVCSSLAQVAVSYGLGMHTDDIASPEDKVNAAKYTVIAPNFSVVSTTTGKISVAIFLIRLMGQSAKSWQRWFLYILTVVSIAWNVFAIVVIIGFCRPPKKIWLPDTEGSCFSLQLQLIGGTSQAAFNAFADLALAFFPVVIFYRIQLPTFKKVGIVAILGAGVFAAAATLVKCILLKNLPEHADITWSWAPITTWYSVEMYVIIICATLPTLPQCYTAITHKRQTYYNSSTYPSSKTTSRKAAIRLQRMPDASLFETAAVDREGSQENILRPGPMDITKTTEVQVQQSRESGEASRDARGNEAYFPRESPGPFQRSR; encoded by the exons ATGGTGGACGACCAGTCTGCCAGTATCACCGCGGCGTCGTGGACGCTCGGGGCTGTGTCGATTATGATCGTTGGGCTTCGACTGTATACCAGGCTTGTGCTGACTAGGCTTCCTGGGTGGGAtgacttcttcatcgccttggCTTTG GCGAGTGCATTGGTTTGCTCCTCCCTCGCACAGGTGGCTGTCTCATACGGCCTGGGAATGCATACGGACGATATCGCCAGTCCAGAAGACAAAGTCAACGCAGCAAAATACACCGTCATCGCGCCCAACTTCTCTGTCGTCAGTACCACGACAGGCAAGATATCCGTCGCCATCTTCCTTATCCGTCTCATGGGCCAGTCGGCCAAGTCGTGGCAGCGGTGGTTTCTATACATTCTCACTGTGGTGTCTATTGCCTGGAACGTGTTCGCCATCGTCGTTATCATAGGCTTCTGTCGACCGCCAAAGAAGATATGGCTTCCTGACACCGAGGGGTCGTGCTTCTCGCTCCAGTTACAGCTTATCGGGGGCACTTCCCAAGCAGCCTTCAATGCATTTGCGGACCTGGCCCTGGCGTTCTTCCCCGTTGTGATATTCTACCGCATCCAGCTGCCTACCTTCAAGAAGGTCGGCATCGTGGCCATTTTGGGGGCTGGTGTATT tgcggcggcggcgacacTGGTGAAATGTATACTGTTGAAGAACCTGCCAGAACACGCCGATATAACAT GGTCCTGGGCTCCAATCACTACATGGTACTC TGTTGAG ATGTACGTGATAATCATCTGCGCCaccctcccaaccctcccCCAATGCTACACAGCCATAACCCACAAACGCCAAACATACTACAACTCCTCTACATATCCCTCCAGCAAAACCACGAGTAGGAAAGCCGCCATCCGTCTCCAGCGCATGCCCGATGCCTCTCTATTCGAAACAGCGGCCGTGGATCGCGAGGGAAGCCAGGAAAATATTTTACGCCCCGGTCCAATGGATATTACGAAGACGACGGAAGTCCAGGTCCAGCAAAGCCGGGAGTCCGGAGAGGCGAGCAGAGACGCGAGAGGGAATGAAGCCTACTTCCCACGGGAGAGCCCAGGCCCATTTCAGCGCTCCCGGTAG
- a CDS encoding ankyrin repeat domain-containing protein (COG:M;~EggNog:ENOG410PK0T;~InterPro:IPR002110,IPR036770,IPR001810,IPR020683;~PFAM:PF13857,PF12796,PF00023,PF13637,PF13606;~go_function: GO:0005515 - protein binding [Evidence IEA]) — translation MAFGNSSRSLLQLPAEIILAIAEPLDVHDLNALLRSNHYLASLLHSRFYRLATGYTFRRRGQRKSPLTWAAENGRTATVQKLLDAGADATSLVDGLSPFHYAVQKGHTEIARLLLDAGASPTQLTRNGDIPLIPAAEHGHEDTVRLLLAVTNTNTPTERLDYKRALSRAVYFGHLRLVRFMLDNATSSAPSAGDGSTGKGWLDIAGDHDLIYQAARSGNCDIIRLLLAYGAKVPPVHRRSTHPLVVAAQNGHKDAVQLLIAARADPTYEEKQREAASHNDVSPDDVAQFLLDSGADTHAAGKKFSAMMSTSQPGHSLTVRLFQKYGKDLAQPTKDGRTPLQIALEEFSPPDVIHLLLELGADVNIRGRDGSTALHTLVRLKRHDLLETFLSAGASLSISDNQGNTPLLLAVAVSNVSAASLFIQSGADVSVRDSQGRTPLHLAASHTSGVLLSMLLNTGADVSVRDRDGRIPLHFATLSGNPTIFKALLTRHDKTGVDPLVRSQSGRTVLEMAVEAGHMALVELLVERGVDINSHWEGYSALHSAVANKHSEIAEYLLARGADPLRLDFYGRTPFDWASGDGTMLNTMVRSCDIIYRRTSLETRMFTLKDSIVRFGTRILNGETSDFYKLAKCLIYLNNGDAALSVFRQAAKARASEEDLRYPMCCSGCRKRFKQRGRSDVMVLVCRRCHDLELCNFVHTSPFLGFFSTDAGFAVDPTPNADKDSANATMWKSELEELIERYS, via the coding sequence ATGGCCTTTGGAAACTCGTCAAGATCGCTCCTCCAACTGCCCGCCGagatcatcctcgccatcgccgaaCCCCTCGACGTCCACGACCTGAACGCCCTCCTTCGGTCCAACCACTACCTCGCCAGCCTCCTGCATTCCCGATTCTATCGTCTCGCTACCGGTTACACTTTCCGTCGGCGCGGTCAACGGAAGTCGCCGCTGACATGGGCAGCCGAAAACGGGCGGACCGCGACCGTGCAGAAGCTCTTGGACGCCGGTGCAGACGCCACATCGCTAGTTGACGGCCTTTCCCCATTCCACTACGCCGTCCAAAAAGGCCACACCGAGATCGCGAGGCTGCTTCTTGACGCTGGGGCAAGCCCTACACAACTCACAAGGAATGGCGACATCCCTTTGATTCCCGCCGCCGAGCACGGCCACGAGGACACAGTGCGCTTGTTATTGGCGGTTACAAACACAAATACCCCGACTGAGCGGCTGGACTACAAACGGGCGCTTTCGAGGGCGGTTTATTTTGGCCATCTTCGCCTTGTACGGTTCATGCTGGATAATGCGACCAGCAGCGCTCCGTCTGCAGGGGATGGCTCTACTGGCAAAGGGTGGCTGGATATCGCGGGCGACCATGACTTGATTTATCAGGCCGCACGCTCCGGGAACTGTGATATAATTCGGTTGCTGCTTGCTTATGGGGCTAAGGTTCCCCCGGTACACCGCAGGTCCACGCATCCGTTGGTAGTTGCTGCGCAGAACGGGCACAAAGACGCGGTCCAGCTGCTTATCGCAGCTCGAGCCGATCCGACGTACGAGGAAAAACAACGGGAGGCAGCCTCGCACAACGACGTTTCGCCAGACGATGTTGCGCAATTCCTTCTCGACTCCGGAGCCGATACACACGCGGCCGGGAAGAAATTCTCCGCCATGATGTCCACATCGCAGCCAGGGCACAGTCTCACGGTTCGTCTTTTCCAGAAATACGGAAAGGATCTTGCCCAACCTACCAAGGACGGTCGGACACCGCTGCAGAttgcgctggaggagttCAGTCCCCCAGATGTCATACACCTTCTACTTGAACTCGGGGCGGACGTGAATATCAGAGGGCGAGATGGGTCTACGGCATTGCACACCTTGGTCCGATTGAAGAGGCATGACCTGCTTGAAACTTTCCTATCGGCTGGTGCGTCGCTGTCGATTTCGGACAATCAAGGCAATACCCCGTTACTGCTGGCGGTCGCGGTGTCCAACGTTTCAGCTGCTTCTCTGTTTATTCAGAGTGGAGCTGATGTCTCGGTAAGAGACAGTCAAGGGAGAACCCCTCTGCATCTTGCTGCATCCCACACATCTGGTGTGCTTCTGTCCATGCTTCTGAATACCGGTGCCGACGTCTCTGTAAGAGATCGTGACGGTCGGATCCCGCTGCACTTTGCAACCCTCTCCGGCAACCCCACCATCTTCAAAGCACTTCTCACCAGACACGATAAGACTGGTGTCGATCCTCTTGTGAGATCCCAGAGCGGCCGGACCGTGCTAGAAATGGCGGTAGAGGCCGGCCATATGGCTCTGGTGGAACTGTTGGTTGAAAGGggggttgatatcaacaGCCACTGGGAAGGGTATTCAGCACTGCACTCCGCAGTCGCAAACAAGCATTCTGAAATAGCCGAATATCTTCTGGCCCGCGGCGCCGATCCCCTGCGGTTGGACTTTTACGGCCGAACCCCATTCGATTGGGCGTCGGGAGACGGGACAATGCTGAATACGATGGTGCGGTCCTGCGACATTATTTACCGACGGACCAGTCTAGAAACGCGCATGTTCACACTCAAAGACAGCATCGTTCGATTCGGGACACGCATCTTGAACGGAGAAACAAGCGACTTCTACAAACTCGCCAAATGCCTCATATACCTGAACAACGGCGACGCAGCGCTCTCCGTATTCAGACAGGCGGCCAAGGCAAGAGCTAGCGAAGAGGACCTCCGGTACCCGATGTGCTGCAGTGGGTGCAGGAAGAGATTCAAGCAGCGCGGGCGATCCGATGTGATGGTTCTGGTCTGTCGAAGATGCCACGACCTCGAACTTTGTAACTTTGTCCACACTTCTCCGTTTCTGGGGTTTTTTTCGACTGATGCGGGGTTTGCTGTGGATCCAACGCCTAACGCTGATAAAGATAGTGCCAATGCAACGATGTGGAAGAGTGAACTTGAGGAGTTGATTGAGCGGTATTCCTGA
- the frdA gene encoding putative FAD dependent oxidoreductase (COG:C;~EggNog:ENOG410PG2C;~InterPro:IPR036188,IPR003953,IPR027477,IPR010960;~PFAM:PF01266,PF13450,PF00890;~go_function: GO:0000104 - succinate dehydrogenase activity [Evidence IEA];~go_process: GO:0055114 - oxidation-reduction process [Evidence IEA]), translating to MARKLMSIRKLFKMSSACLNQIPLSNPQAHVIVVGTGLAGLSAATQLTTHNIPVILLDRADRPGGNSIKASSGINGAPTRFQPVPDDEFYNDTVRSAGKPLSTAAAEDRERRERLSSTVTNASKDAVYWLSDEMGVDLSKVAQLGGHSKPRTHRGAGGKPPGASIVGALLEGLKSNPFAEIRTRSRVTKVLKEAREVVGVEYVGGGDGEEARTLRGPVVFASGGFAGDVRGMVSKYRSDLAGLPSTNEAREGSQPLLADVGARLTDMEEIQVHPTGFLDEKEQSATVKFLAAEALRGEGGILLLNNGARFVNELQTREHVTDAVTKSASTLETDLRQWDVTLLLDEGAASALDSHMQFYLWKGLMRKTTMAELAQAVVNTVQEYADVVSGKKADPYGREFFGNWTLSDVKPESVAYVGKVTPVLHFTMGGVLFNDDSQVLDAEYEPIRGLWAAGEVTGGLHGQNRLGGSSLLECAVFGRIAGNGAAAFYQQHYVGV from the coding sequence ATGGCCAGAAAATTAATGTCCATACGGAAATTGTTCAAAATGTCCTCTGCGTGTTTAAACCAAATACCACTCTCCAATCCGCAAGCACACGTCATCGTAGTCGGCACCGGCCTAGCCGGCctctccgccgcaacccAACTAACAACACACAACATCCCCGTAATCCTGCTCGACCGCGCGGACCGACCTGGAGGAAACAGCATAAAAGCATCATCCGGGATAAACGGGGCTCCGACGAGATTCCAGCCTGTGCCAGACGACGAGTTCTACAACGACACCGTCCGGTCAGCGGGGAAACCGCTTTCGACAGCAGCTGCGGAGGATCGGGAACGCCGCGAGAGGTTGAGTTCAACTGTTACTAATGCCTCCAAGGATGCGGTTTACTGGCTTTCTGATGAGATGGGGGTGGACCTTAGTAAAGTTGCGCAGCTGGGTGGGCATTCGAAGCCGAGGACGCatcgcggagctggagggaaGCCGCCAGGGGCTTCGATTGTTGGGGCTCTTTTGGAGGGATTAAAGAGTAATCCGTTTGCTGAGATCCGGACGAGATCGCGCGTGACGAAGGTGTTgaaggaggcgagggaggttGTGGGGGTTGAGtatgttggtggtggtgatggagagGAAGCCCGAACGCTCCGTGGGCCGGTTGTCTTTGCCAGTGGAGGGTTTGCTGGTGATGTCCGTGGAATGGTATCAAAGTATAGATCAGATCTGGCAGGGCTGCCTTCAACGAACGAGGCCAGAGAAGGGTCTCAGCCATTGTTGGCTGACGTTGGTGCGAGGTTGACTGATATGGAGGAGATCCAGGTCCACCCGACGGGCTTCCTGGACGAAAAGGAACAATCGGCGACGGTGAAGTTCCTTGCTGCAGAGGCCCTGCGAGGTGAAGGTGGGATACTGCTGTTGAATAACGGTGCGAGGTTCGTCAATGAGCTGCAGACAAGAGAGCATGTCACGGACGCCGTCACCAAGTCTGCCTCAACATTGGAGACAGATCTTCGACAATGGGACGTTACCCTCTTACTCGATGAGGgtgctgcatctgctctGGACTCCCATATGCAGTTCTATCTGTGGAAGGGTTTAATGCGCAAGACGACAATGGCGGAGCTAGCGCAGGCTGTCGTCAACACCGTTCAAGAATACGCCGACGTGGTCTCTGGCAAGAAAGCAGACCCATACGGCCGGGAATTCTTTGGCAACTGGACACTCAGCGATGTCAAACCGGAATCTGTTGCATATGTGGGCAAGGTGACGCCGGTGCTGCACTTCACCATGGGCGGAGTGCTGTTCAACGACGATAGCCAGGTCCTCGACGCAGAGTACGAACCAATACGTGGTCTGTGggcagcaggagaagtgACAGGGGGGCTACATGGCCAGAACCGTCTTGGAGGGTCATCATTGCTTGAATGTGCAGTCTTTGGCAGGATTGCTGGCAATGGGGCAGCGGCCTTCTACCAGCAGCATTATGTAGGTGTATAG